The following are from one region of the Stigmatella ashevillena genome:
- a CDS encoding type I polyketide synthase, giving the protein MAHMTAAHESSPTVSQPSSGETDIAIIAMTGRFPGAPGVDTLWENLLAGQESISFFSPEELVAAGVEDALRKNPRYVAARGLVEGIEDFDAGFFGFNPREAEIMDPQQRLFLECAWEALEASGHAGERARGRVGVYASAYLSTYLLRNVYPQRGALRELGPALIHQGNVSDQLATRVAYKLGLTGPALTVQTACSSSLVAVHLACQALLVGECDLALAGGISLVVPQRAGYLHEVGGIVSPDGHVRAFDARAQGTVFSDGAGVVVLKRLAEALAQGDEIHAVIKGSAINNDGSAKVGFTAPSVEGQAEVIASALAMAGLEPGDIGYVETHGTGTELGDAIEVQALQRVLGGSRRPGGCVLGSVKTNLGHLDNAAGVTGLIKAARIVGKGRIPGTLHFETPNSKLGLEQGPFQVLSSARDWPSQGEPRRAGVSAFGVGGTNAHVVVEQPPAREASVPSRRSHRLLVLSAKTPSALDAATEQLTGFLAKRPEVPLDDVAYTLAAGRRAFAHRRVLVCRDMADAAAALRGGASSRRVISAHPEGSAAEVVFLFPGQGAQHPGMTRVLYETEPVFRAEVDRCAGLLRPLLDVDLRQVVYPAPGTPPEALHQTAFTQPALFVTEYALARLWMHWGVQPRAMAGHSLGEYVAACLCGVWTLPAALALVATRGRMMQALAQGAMLAVPLAEAELRPLLGPSLSLAAVNAPRSCVASGPEEDISVLEQKLRGQGLSPRRLSTSHAQHSAMVEPMLRDFEYEVRKAAPSTPQLPFVSSLTGTWITAGQATDPAYWAQHLRQTVRFADCVATLAAREDAVLVEVGPGTTLTALVRQQPQPLRSFASLPHPQEPKSESEQLLETLGQLWLAGVPLRWEAFYESERRQCVSLPTYPFERSRHWVEPVEGDAPVQSRAEDVAEWFHVPSWRQGAPLEGVERVLPTHKRFWLLFSDGSPLSRELALHLERHGQAVTLVTPGEQFQRLGRDAFVIQPSSRADHERLLQELRALARTPSHVLHLWNTGAPRGAEGVAPEELSFYGLFFLGQALASHGVTHSLELTVVSTGVQEITGEEWLVPERALLLGPIKVLPQELANVFCRSVDVVAPQSDAEAAALATRVIAEALLGGKEAPRVALRGRHRWLEGFEPLRLPSLEEGPSQWEPGGTYLITGGLGGLGLTLAEALAARGPVRLALVGRGGLPPRDAWDAWLASHEEREPVAERLRRVLRLEARGAEVLVLAADVTQEEALRAAVKQIHARFGRIHGVIHAAGVAGGGLLPTRSREETAAVLAPKVHGTRVLERVLGSDPPALWVLCSSMASVLGGIGQVDYTAANAFLDAFARRRRAAGDWTVSVNWDTWREVGMAVAAEWPEALRALNDERLRDGISPAEGARAFARLLGSPAPQVVVTPRPLTAMLKRFSGAALLEYVKRLQTRQPVRERQPLAQAFVPPSSDVEVRVAEIFQQMLGVQRVGVNDDFFEMGGHSLLATQVVSRLRALFDVDLPVLALFEGRTVAQLSLAIEELVLEQAEQS; this is encoded by the coding sequence ATGGCGCACATGACAGCCGCGCATGAGTCCTCTCCCACGGTGAGCCAGCCCTCCAGCGGCGAGACCGACATTGCCATCATCGCCATGACCGGGCGGTTTCCCGGGGCTCCCGGCGTCGACACGCTCTGGGAGAATCTGCTCGCGGGCCAGGAGTCCATCTCCTTTTTTTCCCCGGAGGAGTTGGTGGCGGCCGGGGTGGAGGACGCGCTGCGGAAGAATCCGCGCTATGTGGCGGCGAGAGGCCTCGTGGAGGGGATCGAGGACTTCGATGCGGGGTTCTTTGGATTCAATCCGCGTGAGGCGGAGATCATGGATCCGCAGCAGCGGCTCTTCCTGGAGTGCGCATGGGAGGCGCTGGAGGCCTCGGGCCACGCAGGAGAGCGGGCGAGAGGCCGAGTGGGGGTTTACGCGAGTGCTTACCTAAGCACGTACCTGCTGCGCAACGTGTACCCCCAAAGGGGGGCGCTCCGGGAGTTGGGGCCAGCGCTCATCCATCAGGGGAACGTGAGCGATCAGCTCGCCACGCGTGTGGCTTACAAGCTGGGCTTGACCGGGCCTGCGCTCACCGTGCAGACAGCCTGCTCCTCCTCGTTGGTGGCAGTGCACCTGGCGTGTCAGGCGCTGCTCGTGGGGGAGTGTGATCTGGCGCTCGCGGGCGGCATCTCCCTGGTGGTACCGCAGCGCGCGGGCTATCTCCACGAGGTGGGGGGCATCGTCTCGCCGGACGGCCATGTGCGCGCATTTGACGCCCGGGCTCAGGGCACGGTCTTCAGCGATGGCGCCGGTGTGGTCGTCCTCAAGCGGTTGGCGGAAGCGCTCGCGCAGGGCGATGAGATCCACGCGGTCATCAAGGGCTCGGCCATCAACAACGATGGCTCGGCCAAGGTGGGCTTCACCGCCCCGAGCGTGGAGGGGCAGGCGGAGGTGATTGCCAGCGCGTTGGCCATGGCCGGTCTGGAGCCCGGGGACATCGGATACGTGGAGACGCATGGAACGGGCACCGAACTGGGGGATGCCATCGAGGTGCAAGCGCTCCAGCGCGTCTTGGGCGGTTCGCGGCGCCCGGGAGGTTGCGTGTTGGGCTCGGTGAAGACCAACCTGGGCCATCTGGACAACGCCGCCGGGGTGACCGGGTTGATCAAGGCCGCGCGGATCGTGGGCAAGGGGCGAATCCCCGGAACACTCCATTTTGAGACGCCCAATTCGAAGCTCGGTCTGGAGCAGGGGCCCTTCCAGGTGCTTTCCTCGGCAAGGGACTGGCCTTCGCAGGGGGAGCCTCGCCGCGCAGGGGTGAGTGCGTTCGGCGTGGGGGGGACGAACGCTCACGTGGTGGTCGAGCAGCCACCGGCGCGGGAAGCCTCAGTGCCATCCAGGCGGTCGCACCGGCTCCTGGTGCTCTCGGCGAAGACCCCCTCGGCGCTGGATGCGGCCACCGAGCAGTTGACGGGATTTCTCGCGAAGCGGCCGGAGGTGCCGCTGGATGACGTGGCGTACACCCTGGCGGCCGGGCGGCGGGCGTTCGCCCACCGGCGCGTGCTGGTATGCCGGGACATGGCCGATGCCGCGGCCGCGCTCCGGGGTGGCGCCTCCAGCCGGCGGGTCATCAGCGCGCACCCTGAGGGCTCCGCGGCCGAGGTGGTTTTCCTCTTTCCGGGACAAGGAGCGCAGCACCCAGGCATGACGCGGGTCCTCTATGAGACCGAGCCGGTCTTCCGTGCCGAGGTGGATCGCTGTGCGGGGCTGCTACGGCCCCTGTTGGACGTGGACTTGCGTCAGGTGGTCTACCCTGCGCCGGGCACGCCTCCGGAAGCCCTCCACCAGACGGCCTTCACCCAGCCGGCGCTGTTCGTGACGGAGTACGCGCTGGCCCGGCTGTGGATGCACTGGGGGGTTCAGCCTCGCGCCATGGCCGGGCACAGTCTGGGCGAGTACGTGGCTGCTTGCCTGTGTGGCGTGTGGACACTCCCCGCCGCCCTGGCGTTGGTGGCCACGCGCGGCCGGATGATGCAGGCGCTCGCACAAGGGGCCATGCTGGCCGTCCCACTCGCGGAGGCGGAGTTGCGCCCGTTGCTGGGGCCCTCCCTCTCGCTTGCCGCCGTCAACGCGCCGCGGTCGTGTGTCGCCTCGGGTCCCGAAGAAGACATCTCGGTCCTCGAGCAGAAGCTTCGCGGCCAGGGGTTGAGTCCCCGGCGGCTCTCCACGTCCCATGCGCAGCATTCCGCCATGGTGGAGCCGATGCTGCGGGACTTCGAGTACGAGGTGCGCAAGGCGGCACCCTCCACGCCCCAGTTGCCTTTCGTCTCCAGCCTGACGGGAACGTGGATCACCGCCGGACAGGCCACGGATCCCGCCTACTGGGCCCAGCACCTGCGTCAGACGGTGCGCTTCGCGGACTGTGTGGCGACGCTCGCGGCGCGTGAGGACGCTGTCCTGGTGGAGGTGGGGCCGGGCACCACGCTCACGGCCCTCGTGCGGCAGCAGCCGCAGCCGCTTCGGTCATTCGCCTCCCTGCCGCATCCGCAGGAGCCGAAATCCGAGTCCGAGCAATTGCTGGAGACGCTGGGGCAGTTGTGGCTGGCTGGGGTGCCGCTGCGGTGGGAGGCCTTCTACGAATCCGAGAGGCGCCAGTGCGTGAGTCTGCCGACATACCCCTTCGAGCGGAGCCGCCACTGGGTGGAGCCCGTGGAGGGCGATGCTCCGGTGCAGAGCCGTGCGGAGGACGTGGCGGAATGGTTCCACGTGCCGTCCTGGCGGCAGGGGGCGCCCCTGGAGGGCGTGGAGCGCGTACTTCCCACGCACAAGCGCTTCTGGCTGCTTTTCTCTGACGGCAGCCCGCTCTCACGCGAGTTGGCTCTGCACCTCGAACGTCACGGCCAAGCCGTGACCCTCGTCACCCCGGGCGAGCAGTTCCAACGGCTCGGCCGTGATGCTTTTGTCATCCAGCCTTCGAGCCGGGCAGATCACGAGCGGCTCTTGCAGGAGCTGCGGGCCCTGGCCCGGACGCCAAGCCATGTCTTGCACCTGTGGAATACGGGCGCGCCGCGGGGGGCGGAGGGCGTGGCACCGGAGGAGCTGTCCTTCTATGGGCTCTTCTTCCTGGGGCAAGCACTGGCCTCGCACGGTGTGACGCACTCGCTGGAGCTGACAGTGGTGTCCACCGGCGTGCAGGAGATTACAGGAGAGGAGTGGCTCGTTCCGGAGCGGGCGCTGCTGCTCGGACCCATCAAGGTGCTGCCTCAGGAACTGGCCAATGTCTTCTGCCGGAGTGTGGATGTGGTGGCGCCCCAAAGCGATGCGGAGGCGGCTGCGCTGGCCACGCGCGTGATCGCCGAGGCCTTGCTGGGAGGCAAGGAGGCCCCTCGCGTGGCGCTTCGTGGGCGGCACCGGTGGCTGGAGGGATTCGAACCCCTCCGTCTGCCCTCCCTGGAGGAAGGGCCTTCTCAGTGGGAGCCGGGGGGGACCTATCTGATTACAGGTGGGCTGGGGGGGCTCGGGCTGACGCTGGCGGAGGCGCTCGCGGCGCGAGGCCCAGTCCGCTTGGCCCTGGTGGGCCGCGGCGGACTGCCTCCCCGGGACGCGTGGGATGCGTGGCTGGCGTCGCATGAGGAGCGTGAGCCGGTGGCGGAGCGCCTTCGCCGGGTGCTGAGGCTGGAGGCACGGGGGGCCGAGGTCCTGGTGCTCGCGGCGGATGTGACCCAGGAAGAGGCGCTGCGCGCGGCGGTGAAGCAAATCCACGCCCGCTTTGGGCGGATCCACGGCGTCATCCACGCGGCGGGCGTGGCAGGCGGAGGGCTCCTGCCCACGCGGAGCCGCGAGGAGACCGCGGCGGTGCTGGCTCCGAAGGTGCACGGCACGCGGGTGCTGGAGCGGGTGCTCGGCAGTGATCCCCCCGCTCTCTGGGTTCTGTGCTCCTCGATGGCCTCGGTGCTGGGGGGCATTGGTCAGGTGGACTACACGGCTGCGAATGCGTTCCTCGATGCCTTCGCCCGGCGCAGGAGGGCCGCGGGGGACTGGACGGTCTCGGTGAACTGGGACACCTGGCGCGAGGTCGGCATGGCGGTGGCCGCCGAGTGGCCGGAGGCACTCCGCGCGCTGAACGACGAGCGGTTGCGCGACGGCATCAGCCCCGCAGAGGGGGCACGTGCCTTCGCGAGGCTGCTCGGCAGCCCGGCACCCCAGGTCGTGGTCACGCCACGGCCACTCACGGCCATGCTGAAGCGCTTCTCGGGCGCGGCGCTGTTGGAATATGTCAAACGGCTTCAGACCCGGCAGCCGGTCCGTGAGCGGCAGCCTCTGGCGCAGGCCTTCGTTCCGCCCTCCAGTGACGTGGAAGTCCGGGTGGCAGAGATCTTCCAGCAGATGCTGGGTGTGCAGCGGGTCGGGGTGAACGACGACTTCTTCGAGATGGGAGGCCACTCGCTTCTGGCAACTCAGGTGGTGTCACGCCTGAGGGCTCTCTTCGACGTGGATTTGCCCGTGTTGGCGCTCTTCGAAGGGCGCACCGTGGCGCAGCTCTCGCTGGCGATCGAAGAGCTCGTGCTGGAGCAGGCAGAGCAGTCCTAG
- the rdgC gene encoding recombination-associated protein RdgC: MPVLRGAVTFSRFLVEPAEDAPADLKRWLVKALKARAFEPIDRKSEEERASGFVELENSEGTDFSSGSISYGEYALFAYRVDTLKVPGPVLRAELNKWAAAFEKEKGRPPGRSEKAEGRASLRQMLRNRAVPGTKVHDLSWNVEARQLQIWAASRTAVEEVMNAVETAFKVKLLPLVPAAMAERNGLAEASLGPTAELLGVELSAEVNHGEA; encoded by the coding sequence ATGCCCGTCCTGCGTGGAGCTGTGACCTTCTCCCGCTTCCTCGTCGAGCCTGCCGAGGATGCACCCGCGGACCTGAAGCGCTGGCTCGTCAAAGCGCTCAAGGCCCGTGCCTTCGAACCCATTGACCGCAAGAGCGAGGAGGAGCGCGCCTCCGGCTTCGTCGAGCTGGAGAACTCCGAGGGGACCGACTTCTCCTCGGGCAGCATCTCCTATGGCGAGTACGCGCTGTTCGCCTACCGCGTCGACACGCTCAAGGTGCCCGGCCCCGTGCTGCGCGCCGAGCTGAACAAGTGGGCCGCCGCCTTCGAGAAGGAGAAGGGTCGGCCCCCCGGCCGCTCAGAGAAGGCCGAGGGTCGCGCCTCGCTGCGGCAGATGTTGCGCAACCGCGCCGTGCCGGGCACCAAGGTGCACGACCTGAGCTGGAACGTGGAGGCCCGGCAACTTCAGATCTGGGCCGCCTCGCGCACGGCGGTGGAAGAGGTGATGAACGCCGTGGAGACCGCCTTCAAGGTGAAGCTGCTGCCGCTGGTGCCCGCAGCGATGGCGGAGCGCAACGGCCTCGCGGAGGCCTCGCTGGGGCCCACCGCGGAACTGCTGGGCGTGGAGCTGTCCGCGGAGGTGAACCATGGGGAGGCGTGA
- a CDS encoding serine/threonine protein kinase, with protein sequence MGCVRCQIEHPIRTVCPSLPGSSRPEEGNKAQGGLLHGPLVLQKQLGSGATGTVYLAQHMSTGAEFALKVLHPHLASNNTVKDRFYVEAHVASRVVHPSVTRILDARPGPGGLPSLLMEYVSGEPFSSLPLPLPAADVVWMLAQVLEGLEVAHARGVVHRDLKPDNLVLTHPADGGPQVKVLDFGMVSVLAASFSQEELDAGMALGSPAYMAPEQWETTAADTRMDVYSLGVVGYRLVTGRLPFGGGRMGEVLLGQPEVQPLPPHVVDGRVPKALSEALMRAIARRPEDRFQSAQAFRAALLEAASKAPVREAPRVLESAPEALASASLQARVRGLGGPGTRTVNVREVRPDGLFIAYDGPLPARASRLPMELSFQGKALLCIADVVRHVSTDEARILGIAAGFSVRFAEPSEPLRQMISQVLGRTVAPPVGATPAEPPADPELAQLLARTAALMHDPYVLLGLAPSASFEEVRQRAETALRKLEGFRQRALPAAQRKELMTLGARVDAARRTLADPLSRVGFDATRGNTHGIARCMAAGVSQESVEPMRRAFLTARPGAEEKSRTFLVKARQLETQNALRPAIDCYAKALALDPLNLPFQRHYWTLQRQVRAVTTVVPAVAV encoded by the coding sequence ATGGGATGCGTTCGGTGTCAGATTGAACATCCGATCCGGACGGTCTGCCCGTCTCTTCCGGGCTCATCCCGGCCGGAGGAGGGCAACAAGGCCCAGGGTGGGTTGCTGCACGGGCCGCTCGTTCTCCAGAAGCAGTTGGGCTCGGGGGCGACCGGGACCGTGTACCTGGCCCAGCACATGTCCACGGGGGCGGAGTTCGCCCTGAAGGTGCTTCACCCGCACCTGGCCTCCAACAACACCGTGAAGGATCGCTTCTACGTGGAGGCCCACGTGGCTTCCCGTGTCGTGCACCCCAGCGTCACCCGGATTCTCGATGCACGTCCGGGACCCGGGGGCTTGCCGAGCCTGTTGATGGAGTACGTCTCGGGGGAGCCCTTCTCGTCGCTGCCGCTGCCCCTGCCCGCCGCGGATGTGGTGTGGATGTTGGCTCAGGTGCTCGAGGGGCTGGAAGTCGCGCATGCCCGCGGCGTCGTGCACCGGGACCTCAAGCCCGACAACCTCGTGCTGACCCATCCCGCGGACGGTGGGCCGCAGGTGAAGGTGCTCGACTTCGGCATGGTCAGCGTCCTGGCGGCCAGCTTTTCCCAGGAAGAGCTCGATGCGGGCATGGCGCTGGGGTCCCCCGCGTACATGGCCCCGGAGCAGTGGGAGACCACCGCGGCGGACACCCGCATGGACGTGTACTCACTGGGGGTGGTGGGGTACCGGCTCGTCACGGGCCGCCTGCCCTTTGGCGGTGGGCGGATGGGCGAGGTGCTTCTCGGCCAGCCAGAAGTCCAACCCTTGCCGCCCCATGTGGTCGATGGGCGGGTGCCCAAGGCTCTCTCCGAGGCGCTGATGCGGGCCATCGCCCGGCGTCCGGAAGATCGCTTCCAGAGCGCCCAGGCCTTCCGTGCCGCGCTGCTCGAGGCGGCTTCCAAGGCGCCGGTGCGTGAGGCCCCGCGGGTGCTCGAGTCCGCGCCGGAGGCGCTTGCGTCCGCGAGCCTCCAGGCCCGGGTGAGGGGGTTGGGTGGGCCGGGGACGCGCACCGTGAATGTGCGGGAGGTGCGGCCCGATGGGCTCTTCATCGCCTATGACGGTCCGTTGCCGGCGCGTGCGTCCCGGTTGCCGATGGAGCTCTCCTTCCAGGGGAAGGCGCTCCTGTGCATCGCGGATGTGGTGCGCCACGTGTCGACGGACGAGGCCCGAATCCTGGGCATCGCCGCCGGCTTCTCCGTCCGCTTCGCCGAGCCCTCGGAACCGCTTCGCCAGATGATCTCCCAGGTGCTTGGCCGGACCGTGGCACCCCCGGTGGGGGCCACCCCCGCGGAGCCACCGGCGGACCCGGAGTTGGCCCAGCTCCTGGCGCGCACCGCCGCGCTGATGCATGACCCCTATGTGCTGCTGGGCCTGGCGCCCTCGGCCAGCTTCGAGGAGGTGCGCCAGCGCGCGGAGACGGCCCTGCGCAAGCTGGAGGGCTTCCGGCAGCGCGCCTTGCCTGCGGCCCAGCGCAAGGAACTGATGACGCTGGGCGCTCGCGTGGATGCGGCGCGGCGCACGCTGGCAGATCCCCTGTCGCGCGTGGGATTCGATGCCACCCGTGGGAACACCCATGGCATCGCCCGGTGCATGGCCGCGGGCGTGTCGCAGGAGTCCGTGGAGCCGATGCGCCGTGCGTTCCTCACGGCCCGGCCCGGCGCGGAGGAGAAGTCGCGCACGTTCCTGGTGAAGGCCCGGCAACTGGAGACCCAGAACGCCCTGCGCCCCGCCATCGATTGTTACGCCAAGGCCTTGGCCCTGGACCCGCTCAACCTGCCCTTTCAGCGCCACTATTGGACGCTCCAGCGCCAGGTGCGCGCGGTGACGACAGTGGTTCCCGCGGTGGCGGTGTAG
- the hutH gene encoding histidine ammonia-lyase encodes MSPVATHALSLAFYSLHELRALVEELPQLTLAPEVVERIAAGAQYVQKKAQEDRYIYGVNTGFGALCETRVTPEEVELLQYNHVVSHACGVGEIVPERISRLVMLIKLLTFRTGHTGVSLETVQRMLDFWNHGIIPAIPKKGTVGASGDLAPLAHMAMPLLGLGKVHLRGQLVDAMQALKERDWKPLRLKAKEGLALTNGVQYINALGANALMTIEELIATSDVIAALSLQGFSASRTFYQDLYHQTSFHEDRRIVAANLRRLLEGSNHFELPTCNKSMQDPYSFRCMPQVHAAIRQTFRFAKDTLEKEYNSVSDNPLFFPEQDTILFGGALHGESTAFVLDFLAIATSEVANISERRTYQLLSGQRGLPSFLVKHPGVNSGLMVIQYTSAALLNENKVLCTPASVDTIPTCQLQEDHVSMGGTSAYKLETVAANCEYILGIELLTAAQAIDFNEGLRLSPATERIHKAFRRQVSFLERDRPMDADINAAHQFIQSQRRAWTREFNLI; translated from the coding sequence ATGTCCCCCGTTGCCACTCACGCCCTCTCCCTCGCGTTCTATTCGCTTCATGAACTCCGCGCCCTCGTGGAGGAGCTGCCCCAGCTCACCCTGGCCCCAGAGGTCGTCGAGCGCATCGCCGCGGGCGCCCAGTACGTCCAGAAGAAGGCTCAGGAAGACCGCTACATCTACGGCGTCAACACAGGCTTCGGAGCCCTATGTGAGACACGGGTGACGCCCGAAGAGGTGGAGCTGCTGCAATACAATCACGTCGTCTCCCATGCGTGTGGCGTTGGGGAGATCGTACCTGAGCGCATCTCACGGCTGGTGATGCTCATCAAACTGCTGACCTTCCGCACGGGCCACACGGGCGTCTCGCTGGAGACGGTGCAGCGGATGCTGGACTTCTGGAACCACGGGATCATCCCCGCCATCCCGAAGAAGGGCACGGTGGGCGCCAGCGGTGACCTCGCGCCCCTCGCGCACATGGCCATGCCCTTGCTGGGATTGGGAAAGGTGCACCTGCGCGGCCAGCTCGTGGACGCCATGCAGGCCCTTAAGGAGCGGGACTGGAAGCCATTGCGGCTCAAGGCCAAGGAGGGCCTGGCCCTCACCAACGGCGTCCAATACATCAATGCGCTCGGTGCCAACGCGCTCATGACCATCGAGGAGCTCATCGCCACCTCGGACGTCATCGCCGCGTTGAGCCTCCAGGGCTTCAGCGCCTCGCGCACCTTCTACCAGGACCTCTACCACCAGACCTCATTCCACGAGGACCGGCGGATCGTCGCGGCCAACCTGCGGCGCCTGCTGGAGGGCAGCAATCATTTCGAGCTGCCCACCTGCAACAAATCCATGCAGGACCCCTATTCGTTCCGGTGCATGCCGCAGGTGCATGCCGCCATCCGGCAGACCTTCCGCTTCGCCAAGGACACGCTGGAAAAGGAATACAACAGCGTTTCGGACAACCCGCTCTTCTTCCCCGAGCAGGACACCATTCTCTTCGGCGGTGCCCTGCACGGAGAATCCACAGCCTTCGTGCTGGATTTCCTCGCCATCGCCACCAGCGAGGTCGCCAATATCTCCGAGCGGCGCACCTACCAATTGCTCTCCGGCCAGCGCGGCCTGCCCAGCTTCCTGGTGAAGCACCCCGGGGTGAACTCGGGGCTGATGGTCATCCAGTACACCTCCGCGGCCCTTCTCAACGAGAACAAGGTCCTCTGCACCCCGGCCAGCGTGGACACCATCCCCACCTGCCAGCTCCAGGAGGATCACGTCAGCATGGGCGGCACCTCCGCCTACAAGCTGGAAACGGTGGCCGCCAACTGCGAGTACATCCTCGGCATCGAGCTGCTCACCGCCGCGCAGGCCATCGACTTCAACGAGGGCTTGCGGCTGTCGCCCGCCACCGAGCGCATCCACAAAGCGTTCCGCCGACAGGTGTCTTTCCTGGAGCGGGACCGGCCCATGGACGCGGACATCAACGCCGCGCACCAGTTCATCCAGTCCCAGCGCCGCGCGTGGACCCGCGAGTTCAACCTCATCTGA